A stretch of the Ornithodoros turicata isolate Travis chromosome 4, ASM3712646v1, whole genome shotgun sequence genome encodes the following:
- the LOC135390818 gene encoding 2-(3-amino-3-carboxypropyl)histidine synthase subunit 2-like, whose product MALAFSSSDQAVIDRTTDVCATSATASTKTTECDLGTKYEIQRCVDWINKNQYKIVALQFPDEMLVDSVQVTLAIQNSVTADLYILGDTSYGSCCIDEVAAEHIKAEAIIHFGHTCLSYPSRLPVCFVFGKEPCPLGELEGRLKSLITDPHAKLLLVCDVIYDHAKDIISQKLRNVFQEVVVSDPIIPDVTDRENCVNEVRRCARRIVLPESAGIEDYRVLFVGPENRTLSYLVMTFSLCQCYSFNPLTHVARLESTTVNRHLARRYHMIERAKDAQIIGVLVGTLGVRHYLQAIEHLKSLIKAAGKKSYTLAMGKLNVAKLANFEEVDVYVLVACPENTLLDSKEFFRPVVTPFELEIALNASREWGRDYTTDYGDILPGGDLYVEQKASEGTRYDVSLATGSIRKLGIEEKSERLVEMTVATKVGTVAVPSLHTGAAGEYLMRRTWQGLDPELGKTAVADIAVGKKGIAAGYEGEGENEEEKEGNAS is encoded by the exons ATGGCTCTAGCCTTCAGCAGTAGCGATCAAGCTGTAATAGACAGAACAACAGATGTCTGCGCAACCAGTGCAACTGCCTCAACGAAGACTACGGAGTGTGATCTTGGAACGAAGTACGAGATACAACGCTGTGTTGACTGGATCAACAAAAATCAGTACAAAATC GTCGCATTACAGTTCCCGGACGAGATGTTAGTGGACTCTGTTCAGGTCACCCTAGCTATTCAGAATTCTGTGACCGCCGATCTGTACATCCTCGGTGACACCTCCTACGGAAG TTGCTGTATCGACGAAGTCGCAGCTGAACACATCAAAGCCGAAGCAATCATTCACTTCGGTCATACATGTCTCAGCTACCCTTCTAGGCTTCCCGTATGTTTCGTTTTCGGAAAAGAACCCTGTCCTTTGGGCGAACTCGAAGGGAGACTCAAATCACTCATAACCGATCCACACGCAAAGTTACTACTTGTGTGCGACGTAATTTATGATCACGCAAAAG ACATCATCAGCCAGAAGCTCCGCAATGTTTTTCAGGAAGTCGTAGTTTCCGACCCCATAATTCCTGACGTGACGGACCGAGAGAATTGCGTCAACGAGGTTCGTAGGTGCGCTCGTAGGATTGTGCTTCCAGAATCTGCAGGCATTGAGGACTACAGAGTGCTGTTTGTAGGACCCGAAAATCGGACGTTGTCCTACTTAGTCATGACTTTTAGTCTGTGCCAGTGTTACTCTTTCAATCCGCTGACTCACGTGGCGAGGCTGGAAAGCACGACTGTTAACAGACACCTCGCAAGACGGTATCACATGATTGAAAGAGCCAAGGATGCACAAATAATTG GTGTACTCGTGGGCACCCTTGGAGTACGACACTACCTGCAAGCGATCGAACATTTGAAGAGCCTCATCAAAGCCGCCGGCAAAAAGTCCTACACCCTGGCAATGGGGAAACTAAACGTTGCCAAGCTGGCGAACTTTGAGGAGGTCGATGTCTACGTGTTAGTTGCGTGTCCCGAAAACACGCTTCTCGACTCTAAAGAATTCTTCCGTCCAGTGGTCACACCCTTTGAGCTGGAAATCGCTCTGAACGCTTCACGTGAATGGGGTCGAGATTACACGACAGACTACGGCGATATATTGCCCG GTGGCGACCTCTACGTCGAGCAAAAAGCATCTGAAGGAACGAGGTACGACGTGTCGCTTGCGACGGGAAGTATTCGGAAGCTCGGCATCGAGGAAAAATCGGAACGGCTCGTCGAAATGACCGTCGCTACGAAGGTGGGAACAGTAGCCGTTCCATCCCTACATACGGGTGCTGCGG GCGAGTACCTAATGCGACGGACTTGGCAAGGACTCGATCCAGAGCTGGGGAAGACTGCGGTGGCAGACATAGCCGTGGGGAAGAAGGGGATTGCAGCTGGTTACGAGGGGGAGGGCGAAAACGAAGAGGAGAAGGAAGGGAATGCTTCGTAG